A portion of the Malassezia japonica chromosome 3, complete sequence genome contains these proteins:
- a CDS encoding uncharacterized protein (TransMembrane:1 (i43-62o); COG:S; EggNog:ENOG503NVI9; BUSCO:EOG09261JCQ) — MPAPPRFPPGTRAPETTLFSEPAVPHPHRTANAHAAFRRGYRYASIGGGVVLVLGGAVYLYYAAVDADAGPTRESDKSMLSWAGMESLYTELKRGVSDSHASQTAQFMLLSMSRSMVIVKAVGLCVWDYRRILNKHHASKADEDEALRQCHLRCAQRILVALQTNGGLYIKLGQHLSSVILLPPEWTTTLKPLQDQNEPTPLPELEELFREETGKSFDEAFSWMDEKPIGVASLAQVHRACDRETGQILAVKMLHPNVERFSNVDMKMVTILVHWVKRVFPDFSFEWLADEMNKNMPLELDFRHEASNSQRCKKDFDQYKKTCVAFPDVPWVFRRVLAMEFIQGRRPDDLAFLADHNIDRNRVSQELSKIFSQMLYMHGFFHADPHGGNVLIRPRQKNSRSAENFEIVLLDHGLYFEIDEELRANYARFWLSLLSHATPQVQRERRKYAKLVGNIDDDLYPVLESAITGRSGLEGSDSHNPKGVKGRERMSSLLDLDGGSKMMKDEQEHIRKTVMEKEGMLLNVMELLRRVPRAMLMVLKINDLLRSLDANLHTTHGPTRPFIITARYCALAVHQNDEKKLAERWRNDGFSFGLIKAYASSWSNYIYFYDGLLLLERVSDISARIRKCFAYFRALCSVGFDTRAAHRAAAGLDEQAKSNEKQEADRTSAMLALESDGAEVVAEDS; from the coding sequence ATGCCGGCGCCTCCCCGATTCCCGCCCGGCACCCGTGCGCCGGAGACGACTCTCTTCAGCGAGCCGGCCGTCCCCCACCCCCACCGCACGGCAaatgcgcacgccgccttCCGCCGTGGCTACCGCTATGCATcgatcggcggcggtgtGGTGCTGGTGCTCGGTGGCGCCGTATACCTCTACTACGCGGCCGTGGATGCCGACGCTGGCCCGACGCGCGAGAGCGACAAGAGCATGCTGAGCTGGGCGGGCATGGAATCACTCTACACGGAGCTGAAGCGCGGTGTGAGCGACTCGCATGCCTCGCAGACGGCGCAGTTTATGCTCCTTTCGATGTCGCGCTCGATGGTGATTGTCAAGGCCGTCGGTCTCTGTGTCTGGGACTACCGCCGCATTTTGAACAAGCACCACGCGTCGAaggcggacgaggacgaggcgctgcgccagtgCCACCTCCGCTGCGCGCAGCGTATCCTTGTGGCGCTGCAGACGAACGGCGGCTTGTACATCAAGCTGGGCCAGCACCTCTCGTCGGTGATCCTCCTCCCCCCCGAgtggacgacgacgctgAAGCCGCTGCAGGACCAGAacgagccgacgccgctgcccgagctcgaggagctcttCCGCGAGGAGACCGGCAAGTCCTTTGACGAGGCCTTTTCGTGGATGGACGAGAAGCCGATTGGCGTTGCTTCCCTTGCGCAGGTCCACCGTGCGTGCGACCGTGAGACGGGCCAGATCCTGGCGGTCAAGATGCTGCACCCCAacgtcgagcgcttctCGAACGTGGACATGAAGATGGTCACGATCCTCGTGCACTGGGTGAAGCGTGTCTTCCCCGACTTTTCGTTCGAGtggctcgccgacgagatGAACAAGAATATGCCGCTGGAGCTCGATTTCCGCCACGAGGCGTCCAACTCGCAGCGCTGCAAGAAGGACTTTGACCAGTACAAGAAGACGTGCGTCGCCTTCCCCGACGTCCCGTGGGTCTTCCGCCGTGTGCTCGCGATGGAATTCATCCAGGGCCGCCGTCCGGACGACCTTGCGTTCCTGGCGGACCACAACATTGACCGCAATCGCGTCTCGCAGGAGCTGTCCAAGATCTTTTCGCAGATGCTCTACATGCACGGCTTTTTCCACGCGGACCCGCACGGTGGCAACGTGCTGATTCGCCCTCGCCAAAAGAACTCGCGGTCCGCCGAAAACTTTGAGATTGTCCTCCTCGACCACGGCCTGTACTTTgagatcgacgaggagctgcgtgcgaacTATGCGCGTTTCTGGCTCTCGCTCCTGTCGCATGCCACGCCGCAggtccagcgcgagcgccgcaagtACGCTAAGCTTGTCGGCAACATTGACGACGACCTGTACCCCGTGCTGGAGAGCGCAATCACCGGGCGCTCTGGCCTGGAAGGCAGTGACTCGCACAACCCCAAGGGCGTCAagggccgcgagcgcatgtcgtcgctcctcgacctcgacggcggTTCCAAAATGATGAAGGACGAGCAGGAGCACATCCGCAAGACGGTCATGGAGAAAGAGGGTATGCTGCTCAATGTAATGGAGCTCCTCCGTCGCGTGCCCCGCGCGATGCTCATGGTGCTCAAGATCAACGacctgctgcgctcgctcgacgcgaaCCTACACACGACCCACGGTCCTACCCGCCCCTTTATCATCACCGCTCGTTACTGCGCTCTTGCGGTGCACCAGAACGACGAGAAgaagcttgccgagcgctggCGTAACGATGGCTTCTCGTTCGGCCTCATCAAGGcgtacgcctcgtcgtggaGCAACTACATCTACTTTTACGacggcctgctgctgcttgAGCGCGTGTCAGACatctcggcgcgcatccgcaAGTGCTTTGCGTACTTCCGCGCGCTCTGCAGCGTCGGCTTCGAtacacgcgccgcacaccgcgccgccgccggcctgGATGAGCAGGCAAAGAGCAACGAGAAGCAGGAAGCCGAccgcacctcggcgatgcTCGCACTCGAGTcggacggcgccgaggtcgtcgcAGAAGACTCATAG
- the SPC25 gene encoding kinetochore-associated Ndc80 complex subunit spc25 (EggNog:ENOG503NX18; COG:S), which yields MDESAGGAPRRAGLDFSALNESVGRFQERFDEYVHSTVDQIKSDADTKKHDRKTAEAESSDLTRECDAIKQDQKQLWETVAAERREDTHLRSSLQAFYTQQKSLEQRTGELAGDVADARREFEALETRRAEKLALLERQVQLNRPELAVLEKYTGLSITPAERRGTLRFAFRLLSATTPNDACSLDLDVSQSQYTAPQYDARLSKETVQRLLQSLNDQGDLPAFLCALRRAMQAVCQ from the exons ATGGACGAGTCGGCGGGCGGGGCACCGCGGCGGGCGGGCCTGGACTTTTCCGCGCTGAACGAGTCTGTGGGCAGGTTTCAAGAGCGCTTTGACGAATATGTACACAGCACCGTGGATCAGATCAAGAGCGACGCCGATACTAAAAAGCACGACCGGAAAACGGCCGAGGCAGAGTCGTCGGATCTTACGCGCGAGTGCGACGCGATCAAGCAGGACCAGAAGCAGCTGTGGGAGA CCGTGGCCGCGGAACGCAGGGAAGACACGCATCTGCGCAGCAGCCTGCAGGCGTTCTACACGCAGCAGAAatcgctcgagcagcgcactgGGGAGTTGGCCGGGGACGTcgcggatgcgcggcgcgaattcgaggcgctcgagacgcggcGGGCAGAGAAACTcgccctgctcgagcgccaggtgCAGCTCAACCGTCCGGagctcgcggtgctcgaaAAGTACACGGGCCTCTCGATcacgcccgccgagcggcggggGACGCTCCGCTTTGCGTTTCGCCTCCTCTcggccacgacgccgaACGATGCGTGCTCGCTGGATTTGGACGTGTCGCAGTCGCAGTacaccgcgccgcagtACGACGCGCGGCTGAGCAAGGAAACCGTCCAGCGACTGCTCCAATCTCTCAACGACCAGGGCGATCTGCCCGCCTTTTTGtgtgcgctgcggcgggcAATGCAAGCCGTGTGCCAATAG